CGATACGTATCCAGAGAGTAtctggagattttttttttttttttttaaacaattgttCGATGCTGTTCAGATACATCGGGGGTACATGAGCGATTGACGGAGGAACATTGATATGCACAGAtacatgatgtttatgttattttgaGAAGTAACATCGTTCTCCTTttggatatatcatatatgtaattgactaattgtcactttatttattatcaatattactcatatttatatttttgtttgtctGTCGTCTGCcgtctgttttttgttttttgtttgtttgagaacGTTGCTATCGTTGATTGTCATGTGAAGACAATGTTATTATTGTTCCTTATCATTGTtctatgtctttttttttgtctaagttTTGCTCCggtttttatctatttttttatttttttttgttttagccCATAGAttgtattttgagttttaatatatagttttaatttcattttttattaaagtatcATGGTTGTATCatatcttaaattttataatGCTCAGTGTTAGTCCCAGATCGGACAGGACATGGTCTGCCAATgtatttataagtgggggcaatcctcacctcacaagctgattttgtggggttgtgttaggcccaaccacgatttctaagattcGGCCTcggataaaaaaaacaaagaaaagaaaatagataCGAGTAACAACGATGAATAGGAAAATGATAGACGTTTAcctattttgaaaatgatataaCAACGATGAgcaaaatttttttgaaaatgatataaCAACGATGAGCAAAAACATGTGCTAATTTAAACTGAAACATGTAGATCAAACAACTTTGAATTTCCCATTTCTTATGGCTAAATTATTCCAGCAAATTGAAGCCCCCTGTTCTCCCCTCAAGAATATTTCCTACCTCTTCACTCGAATTCGCTGAAACAACTCTATACCATAAACATCCACGCTCATTCTTCAACCTCTAACACCATTTATCAAATAAAGCAATATTAAATTCTCTTAACCGTCTAACCTTCAAACCACCATACTAAAACTATTTCTCAATTGATCCAAGTAATTTTCCTAAAAGTCACCCCCCACCCGCCggggaatatatattaaaaataaaatcgataaaagaatttatatttatgggagtcttgaaaaaggaaagaaaatagacCATAAGACAGATTTGAGGATAACACATCGGTCACCAAATGAAAGATTTTTACCCTTTCAACCAAACATTCTAGATTGAATACGATGGAGCAAGGGTTGCCAAAACTTCAATTTGCGAGAGTCTCCACTAATGGGAAGGCCTAAATAGAGTAAAGGTAAATCACccattttacattttaaaaccGATGCTGCCTCAATCAACCAAGAGTCATCCACATAAACATCAACGGACatgcttttgttaaaatttatcTTAAAGCCTAATATCGATTAAAAAAGGATAAGCACTGCTTTCATTGCTCTGATATTAACCCATCTTATAGAGGCCACCAAAAAAGTGTCATCTGCGAATCGTAAATGAAATATGAGATAATTTTTGTTCACCAAACTGAATACCCTGTATAGAGGCCTGCCTCCACAAATGTTGTCATCAAATATTAAGACCTTCAGCGgctagtaataaaaaaattggtgagaGGTGGTCACCTTGGCGTAAACCtctttcaaattcaaactcaTCAGTTGGGCTTACAATCACAAGGACTAAATCTGAAACAGTGGTAACATATTCCATGATGCATTTATGCCAAAGTGTatgaaatttcattttaacATTACTACTTTTAGGTATCTCCAATCAATCGAATAAAAAACCTTGTCAAAATCGACTTTTAAAAGAAGCAATTCTTTTATTAAAAGTCGGGCATTCACCCACCAACTCATCTGCTATAAGATTCCGTCAAGAATCTACCTCCCCTGAATGAAAGCTAACTCAGATTCTGAAATTAAACTTCCCATCCCCCTCTCAATCTTTTGGCAAGAACTTTAACTAAAACTTTATACAAACAACCCATCGAAGATATCGACCTAAAATCAGCAACATGAGGTGAACTTTCCACCTTTGAAATGAgagcaataaaataatattgatgcCTTTCGACCATTTCTCATTTCAATAAAATTCTGACAAGAAACACATAAAATCATCTCTCAGGTCCTCCAAAATTCCATGATAAAACCTAAGTTACTTCCATCTGGTCCTGAACTCTTCAAGCAATCACAATCCCAAACCACACTTTTCACCTCCTCAAAGAAGAAATGTTTCGTTAATTCACCACATATAAAGaaagtttaatttatatgtggtgAATTAACGAAACACTTTTCACCGTCAAAAATCTACCTCCCCTGGATAAAAGCTAACTCAGATtctaaaattaagaagaaatgTTTCGTTAATTCACCACAGAgtcaaattcaaataattaaaattgacatTGTCAAATTCAGGTCTTTTCAAGTCACCGGCCTTTAAGTATGTGGAAAGTGATTGATAATCGCTCCTATGACACCGTCCACACCTTCCACATGAGAACCATCAACATATAAAGAAATAATAGCTTTGGAGATTTTATGACATGTGCTAATTTCTGTATACCTTGTAACATTTGTTATCATTTATCTCGGtcctaattaattaataaataagattCTATAATTCCTAGAGTTTTATTAGACATCCATACATTAGTtcccgtgagtttaactcagttggtaaggacaatgcataatatatgcaaggtccgggttcaaaccccggataTCACAAAAAACAAAGACATCCATAAATTATCGATAAAATTAATTCACAGTTTTTGTTCACGTCTAAATGattaaagataaaaagaatTGATGTGGTAGTAAATGATTGGATGTTAGATGGCCATATGTGGGGAGCGTAGCTTGGTGCAAACCAAGTATCCTCTACGTGTAATTGCAGAAATTATTACCTCGAGTGGAATAGGACCACAATCTATGAAGCATACTTCAAAATGAACGACGTACCATATCAGATAcatatcctgcaccgatacttGCTCGATACACTCCGATACGTATCCGGAGAGTAtctgaagatttttttttttatttttttaaaacaattgtttgatacttttcagatacATCGGGGGTACATGAGCGATTGACGGAGGAACATCGATATGCACAGAtacatgatgtttatgttattttgaGAAGTAACATCGTTCTCCTTTtggatatatgatatatgtaattgactaattgtcactttatttattatcaatattactcatatttatatttttgtttgtctGTCGTCTGCcgtctgttttttgtttttttgtttgtttgagaacGTTGCTATCGTTGATTGTCATGTGAAGACAATGTTATTATTGTTCCTTATCATTGTtctatgtctttttttttgtctaagttTTGCTCcggtttttatcttttttttttaattttttttgttttagccCATAGAttgtattttgagttttaatatatagtttaaatttcatttttttattaaagtatcATGGTTGTattatatcttaaattttaaaattttcccgTAGCGACGTATCGGTGCCGTATCATATCCGTATCGTATCAGATATTCGGGTTTCATATACCACAATAGATGATAAAACACTCATCAATGAGTGGTGTTTCCCTACCAATAACtaattcgatttttttttaagaatataactATTCCTCCTTCCTTTATAAACCCTTAACTGCATATTCATTCTTCACTCTTCTCTCTTCATATCCAAATTTCAAGCAGCATATCAGCCTCATCAAATGGGTGATACTTCTATCCTGGCTCCTTCAGTCCAAGAGTTGGCAGAGCAAGGCATTACAAAAGTTCCCGAACAATATCTTCAACCAAATCAAGACTCTATTCTTGTATCTAACACAACATCTTCACCACAACTTCCAATTATTGACTTCGATAAATTATTATGTGAAGATGGAATTGAGCTAGAGAAGCTAGACAATGCTTGTAAGGAATGGGGTTTCTTCCAGGTTGGGATCAGTTATTTGCATGCCTTCATTATTTTGTAGCTCTCTCCTTATCAAAATAAGTCTAGTTTAAATAGATtaagaaaacattttttatgagttaaaacatttttcataaatcCATAATGGTATATGATGATTTGAAATTGTTGcatccaaattattttttttgatggaAATAAGTTTTTGGAcactttaaatataaaattttttgttttaatcccttATAGAAAAAAGCGGCATGTTTACCTcccaataaaaaatttcaacataaaGTTATAGTGcttgttaaatttaaatttgtatattatctttaaactttatttttgaattattttttcaatgcaTGTTTAGAACCTTATAAAAAATTCtttcacaaaaaattagaaatttgaaatgaattaaatatttaaaaaaactaaaaataagattaatGAAAAGCTAGagatataaatcatattttgaaCTCATTTTTATATAGaggaattttttatattgttctAAACATGTATGAAAgatcattaaaaaattgaaaattgtaaggataattaaacaaatttaaaattaacataGACGAAAACTTCatgttgttattttttaggGACTTCAACATACAAATTTGTTTATGAgaactaaatataaaatttgatatatttatagggactaaaaattatttaacccaTATTTTGTTTGGTACGAGCATTTGTTCGAAAAATTGAGttaaaatttaactttatttaaaagactataatattaaataatatcataGAATTAAATTATTGGAGAATGTTTATTTAATCAACAAAACTCTATGGTAGTACCAAAGTGTTCATCAGATTGGAATACATTAATTAGCTTCATCGAGAAAGTAAAACTACACTGATTTAGAAACAAACATATTTGTTAATGGTCACCTATTTAAAAATGATGGATCAGTATTACATCTTTATGTAAGTTCAAAAGCAAGTAAGATTTATTGGGATTCATGACTGAGGTGTGGGATTCATTACCTTCAAGATATTGTGGAATATACCGCTCCCTCCGTCTTAAAATAAGTGTCGCTTTAGCCATTTGCACATagattaaggaatgaaataaagcaattttaccaaattatcctaatcaactattggtttgtttttcattaaaaaaaatatatattttggagtagtgtaacataatattaattgaagggtacaattgaaaagaaaaagttattattgcattggaagctgaaagtgacattcattttgaaacaaatttttttgactaaaacgatactcattttgaaacgaagAAAGTAACTATTATTGGACAATTTTTATTGAGGaaccatttaaatttatttgatttacatAAGATTATTATGGAAATCAATCACAGCTCATAAATCATGGAGTCAACCCATCACTGGTAGAAAGTGTGAAAATTGGTGTTCAACAATTCTTCCACCTTCCAatggaagagaaaaagaagttttGGCAAACAGAAGAAGAACTGCAGGGGTTTGGACAGGTTTATGTTGCATTGGAGGAACAAAAGCTAAGATGGGGAGATATGTTTTACGTTAAAACTTTTCCATTGCACATAAGGCTTCCTCATCTAATTCCTTGTATGCCACAACCATTCAGGTGGTTTTCCCTACTTACATATTTATATGTTTCAAGCTTTGTTGCACGaacacttctgattgaaggtCTATCCTGGTGTTCGATATAcatcgtgtccgacaccgacatgACATCGACACttgtgattacattgaattatatcattttttcaaaattttatccgTGTCAATGTGTCCATATCAGTGTCGTGTCCGTGTCtatgtccgtgcttcataggtttcAAGGAACTCCAACAATTTATCTTGCTTAAATAGTAGTTGATATTATAGGTAACTTAAACAATTTGCTTTCATACATTGCAGAGATGATTTTGAGAACTATTCTCTTGAATTGAAAAAACTATGTTTCAAAATCATTGAACGTATGACAAAAGCTTTAAAGATCCAACAACCAAATGAATTGCTAGATTTCTTTGAAGAAGGAGATCAATCAATAAGGATGAATTATTACCCTCCCTGTCCTCAACCAGATCAAGTCATTGGACTTAATCCTCATTCAGATGCTAGTGCCCTTACCATCCTTCTCCAAGTCAATGAAATGCAAGgccttcaaataaaaaaagatggaaTGTGGGTTCCTATCAATCCTCTCCCTAATGCTTTTGTGGTCAACATTGGAGATTTGTTAGAGGTAACTAACACAAAGTtgttcttaaatatttttatgatttggatTTAAATAGTCTTTCGATaaagtttaataaaattttgagaataCTTTTATAACATGATTGTTATGAGATGTTATCATATTTAGTCTTTTTAGTTGGGTATAACTTAACTTTACAAAGTTGCGTCCACCTGTAAACACTTTCCTGAATCAATGGATCTCGAATACGCTTTAATACATTTTAGAATTTAGGTTAGACCAAACTCAAACTTATAAAAACTTGCTCATGTCATCTccctatttaagaaaattctatggtgaagtaataaaaatgacttttttgatGAAGTTAAATGATCAATCATTGAGCATTCGTGTATTTAACTAATGCCACATCAGATTATATGGTGTATTGCATATTTGCATATAAGATGTATCATTATATCTTTACTTATTACAATTGTGTCtctgattaaatcaaaattaaacatagattCTCATTTGAgcactaaaattgaaatttcgcttaatattttgtatgagGATTGATTTGTAGGAAGGTAAAGTTTAGTTTTAGATGATCCACCAGCAGAACACTAGCTGGCATGAAATCGTCAGTTATACTATTGgctaaacaaaataactttttcaaaaaagtcagttttctGGCTGCACCATAGAAGCTCACTTCTTTTAATGTGTGATTCTTCACATTTAGTCTTGTGTAAGTTTTACAATTTTGTCCTTAGTTAAAAGACTCTTCACTTACTTGAAGAGGTTGAATTAATGCTTATAAACTATCTTTATCCTGGATTTCTAAACAATGTTTGATTTAGAGTATACgaataaaattattgttaatattttaaatgtggTGTGGCAGATAATGACCAATGGGATTTACCGTAGCATTGAACATAGGGCAACAGCCAACTCAGAGAAGGAAAGGATCTCTGTTGCAGGATTTCACAATATTCAAATGGGCAGAGATCTAGGTCCAGCACCCAGCCTTGTTACTCCGGAGACTCCTGCAATGTTCAAAACAATTACTCTTGAAGAATACGTTAATGGATATCTTGCAAGCAAGATAAAGGGGAAGTCatacttggatgttgtgaggaTCAAAAACGACATTCATGCATAATTTCGGTTCATTACTTTAAATATGCTTTTATATCCTATGTGAAATAAGAGGACATAGGCTTTGGTCCTATAGTGAAGAGTTGTGTTTGattttcatcaatttataatttgaagTAGTTGTGTTTGATGAATGGAAGTGAATTGAGAGTAACGTGATAACAATGGTAgctttttcttattcttttttttaacgtAAAATTTGTTAATAATTAAATCCTACATAAGACATACATGGATTAACAAACATAAACTATAAAGTAAAAACATTGTTTATAGACGGAAcatccaaaaaaacataaaaacacgAATACGACACTATCTAACAGAAGGTACCACCAACACCAATAAGAAAACTGACTACCAAAACCAAAGTTAACATTTAAATCAAAGTCAATCGCCCACACTTCCTCATGAATGACCacacaaataaaaattcaatcacCTATCGACTGCTACTCACCAAACCTCCAAAAAACCATTCAACCGAACAAAACCCTTGAAAACAAAACCTCGTCTTTTCATCACCACAACTGAGCACAATCAAAAACTCGAAAATGACTTATTCCAATACTCCTTCGAGTTACACCACCATTGTGCCCCCAGTCTGATGGAGAAGACACCATAACAAGCCCAAAAACTTGAGTCAAGAATCCGACTCTAGAAACAAACCACTCGGGCATCCTTAACTCTTAGTCTATTGatgaaaacatcataacaaGTCTGTAAACATTTCGAACTATACACTAGCTCTCGAAACAAAAACGATCGGCCCACCAAAATTCAGGAAATAAATTTTTAACGCGGTCAATAGGTGGAGCGGTAGCGCAAACATaactagataaaaaaaaaatggctcaTGTCGAAAACATCATAAAAACAAGAACAACCCAAAATCAAACCATACTCCAATTGAAAACCCAAAATCGGCACAAGCTAGTAGAAACAAAAAGGACCCATATCTAACATCACCACTAGCAGACAACGaaagaaaagtagaaaaaaaaccccaaaaaaccaaaacaacccACACACTCATCACCACAACCAAAACGTcacaatcacaaaaaaaaaaaaaaaaaaaaaaaaaaactatgttcgCAATCAACTCACCTTCTGGAACCCAACAACCTTCTTCAACCACCCATTATTTAAAAATCAGACCCTCAATCACAATCCACCTCCCTTCACCCTCAACCACAATCCTCCTTCTAGATTCGAAAGTGAGAAGATCCAACACTGGAAACTCCTCACTCAATTAATATGAAAACATGATGTGTGTTGCTATGTTATTCCATTATTGGGTTATATCTCTCAATTTCATTATTTCGTATTGTTGGAACATATGTGGAAATTGAGTAATTGACTAAACACAAATTCCCACAATGGGTAGAACTAGtgtagtgtgaattgaaaaaagtggaagtcccacatcggatggatcacacattagtagtgtttatatagtggGGGTGTACCTCTAATTAATGGGGGTACATAATTatgtgaacgaagtaagcactagagaaaaaatatatattgatatatattttattatttggaaatgataaattaaataattaatttaatcattattacaaagtgttttcttagtccccaaattttgctaaaaatattttggaacgcaatctagaatattttggaacgcaatctaaaatattttagtacataatttgaaatatattttgatactcaataatatatttatgtactgaataatatatttttgtactagataTAATATGAGAATTACTTgcttccaaagtttctcacttattagttgtgaactttctctataaatagagagctcacacagTGTTTTCCatacaccgaaattcacagttgatgcttcctgtacttttcctctcttctccctccttcgacttgggttgacaagtccttctcatttttctactcctttccgtcccttcgaaattaagagtgttcttaagatcatagtccATCATCGATTTATTATCCTTTCGGAAATAAGAATGGTCTTTAGAGCATAGTCCGTTCAATTATTTATGTCTCTTTagaataaatcatattttaagaTCATGGTCTCTTTTTCGGTATAATAATGATGatcttaaatatatattcttcttcaattcttggAGAAGTTAGATGTTAGAATGGTAGCAATATCATATATGAGTGGTCATAGTACCATAGTTGGAGAAGTGATTAGAAcggtggtaacaccatatttgagtggtctcaacaccataatagaatggtaacaataccatattggtttcagtattaaagactggtcttagtaccatattagAGGGTGTTATTTCTCGAACGATCATATACGGTGCAGTATTTAATCGAACAGGTGAactgggctgttttatcctggaggcacacggttgttagtctaccttgcacaatttCGGATAGTGCCGTGATTTgtcttaaagaaagcgacctGGTCATGACTCAACCCGGTAGGACTTTAAGAAGACTCAACGTGGTAATATCTTCGGTGGTGATTtcgacttttttaaaaaagtatgcTTCTGAACCCGAAAAATAACAATTTACAACACGTATATTCCACGTTAGGAACACGATTATGTTGGATACTTGATACAGTTTTTAATTCTTACGACATTCCAACCATTTTCCCTTGATCATGTCTAATTTCCTACTCTACACCCAAATCAGTATATATGCCTCAAGCTCCTTTGCACATGTCGTTAATTTGGCTATAGACGTTCAATACAGCCCGATTCTATCCCCAACAATAAAAGGGAATGCTTTGCATCAAAATTACACAAGAGGGGTATGAGAATAGTGTCGTTGATTATAAGCCCAACCTACCTAAATGACTGGTTTTTACAAGGGAGACAAATTGTTAGCGGGTTAAATCCGACCCGGCCCAAGAGAATGATCAGCAAACCAACATGGACCAAAAACTATGTTCTTAAATGAAACAGCTGGACTTGTAATAATAAAGCTCTTAGAGTTAAGGCCCAAGGCCCAGTTTATTAGGTCTTAAGATACTCTGCCTATTTAAGGAAGAGGAAACACCTCTCTCCAATCATGAATGAATTGATgttatctttatttttgttttcttatcttTATAGCCGCCGTTTTTTTTTCCTAGTTGTTAGCATAACCTTGAATTCTGGTTCTGATCTGAAAGTAACTTCCATCATTGGTGCTTTCATTGGTTTACTCCATGCCTCCCAAACCCATCAATCCAACCGCTAAGGATCTAGAGGATGCAATCCAAGCCTCACAGCGGCGCTGGGAAGAATCAATCCACACCACCCACAGCCACTTCAACGAACAGATGGGGATCATGAACACCAAGATTGataaccaacaacagcttcAGGAAGCTCGCGATGAGAATCTCCGCCGTCTCATCGCCGCTCGTCATGACTCCCTCACGACCATGCTCTCCGCCGCGCTGCAGGCCAGACCGCCACCGTCCGATCCTCCACCCATCACTCCAAAACACTCTACTTTCTACCGCTAACCACAACCTCATCCCACTTCTAGATCCACAATCTTCATCACTACACGACCCCACCACACCTTTATCCATACCGTCCACACCACCTCCATTTTCACTCTCCCCCCAACCCTCCACAATACATTCCAATGTTATTTCAACCCTTCCGTTTTTATCCCCCCACACATCTACACAACCCAATGCTACCTCCATCACAACATCCATAACAGTCCCTCTACCAACACCTTCTCACTACTTTCACACACCACAACCAACACTTCACCCCAATAGCTACAAACAGCAAGCGTCATACCTACCACCATACACATTTAACCCCATTCCTTTTGGCTCGTTCCCTTTTCAACAACAAACATACTACCAAACTTCCCCCAACTCTTTTCCACCGCAAAATGTTATACCCACCACACAGCCTGGTTTCTGCACCCCCAATATCGAACTCGGTGTGTTCGATGGCACCGAACCATTGGAATGGTTGTTCCAAGCGGAacaattttttccattttacaATATTCCTCCAGAAAATCGATTGTCCTTGGCTTCTTTTTATATGAAAGGTGATGCCCTAAGTTGGTACAAGTGGATGTATCAAAACCACCAACTTTTTGATTGGAATTCTTTTGCTAAGACATTGGAATTACGATTTGGTCCCTCTACCTATGAAAATCATCAAGCCCAATTGTTTAAACTTCGCCAATATGGCTCGGTAACGGACTTCCAAACCCAATTTGAAAAGCTAGGCAACCGTTTCATAGGCCTACCTCCGGAACCCTTACTAAATTGCTTCATCTCTGGTCTCATACCCGAAATTCGCCATGAATTAGCTATCCAAAAACCCTTCACCATCACACAAGCCATAGGTCTAGCTAAACTCATAGAGGCTAAGATCAAATACTCCAAACCGCGAACCTCCCGACCTTACAATCCCAACACACCCCCCACAACACTTCCCACACCACTTCCAGCCAGTCCAAAACAAGTCCACATCCCACAACCCATTCTTAAACCAGCTTCACCCACTACTT
Above is a genomic segment from Medicago truncatula cultivar Jemalong A17 chromosome 5, MtrunA17r5.0-ANR, whole genome shotgun sequence containing:
- the LOC25494687 gene encoding protein SRG1, with the protein product MGDTSILAPSVQELAEQGITKVPEQYLQPNQDSILVSNTTSSPQLPIIDFDKLLCEDGIELEKLDNACKEWGFFQLINHGVNPSLVESVKIGVQQFFHLPMEEKKKFWQTEEELQGFGQVYVALEEQKLRWGDMFYVKTFPLHIRLPHLIPCMPQPFRDDFENYSLELKKLCFKIIERMTKALKIQQPNELLDFFEEGDQSIRMNYYPPCPQPDQVIGLNPHSDASALTILLQVNEMQGLQIKKDGMWVPINPLPNAFVVNIGDLLEIMTNGIYRSIEHRATANSEKERISVAGFHNIQMGRDLGPAPSLVTPETPAMFKTITLEEYVNGYLASKIKGKSYLDVVRIKNDIHA